A single region of the Nicotiana sylvestris chromosome 6, ASM39365v2, whole genome shotgun sequence genome encodes:
- the LOC104240633 gene encoding uncharacterized protein isoform X1, producing MARKRGRTCKKSQKITKDAQEKHQVEKEDDILINHEAQLLSHLFLVERQSAAIRAIRDVETEQLLTQLCLLRSNFNEEQLQIPVMQFFRENLPNLAVTRKEDGTHEVKWKEADDNLSIDQLDGRYLPASLLQQLSMAYPACSNAIPSFGGFGLSSKSVKATLFGAENMEIKQFVLEEPSDAQMFELQDTHQTPGVNNNQLSVGMTPKTLRLPKTGEVLLSVHDSPLGVYKEDNMEPIHDQKMDEWRAVILLDWNRRYSSSL from the exons ATGGCCAGAAAGAGAGGAAGAACTTGCAAAAAGAGTCAAAAAATCACGAAGGATGCTCAGGAGAAGCATCAAGTGGAAAAGGAAGATGATATATTAATCAATCACGAAG CTCAATTATTGTCCCATCTTTTTCTAGTTGAACGTCAAAGTGCTGCAATTAGGGCCATTCGTGATGTGGAGACAGAACAATTACTAACTCAGCTGTGTTTGCTTCGGTCGAATTTCAATGAAGAACAGCTGCAAATTCCAGTAATGCAATTTTTTAGGGAAAACCTTCCGAACCTAGCTGTTACTAGGAAAGAGGATGGCACTCATGAAGTGAAATGGAAGGAGGCTGATGATAATCTAAGCATCGACCAACTTGATGGAAGATATCTGCCTGCTTCTCTTCTACAACAGCTGTCAATGGCTTACCCTGCTTGCTCCAATGCCATACCATCATTTGGTGGATTTGGACTTTCAAGCAAATCCG TTAAAGCAACTCTATTTGGTGCTGAAAACATGGAGATCAAGCAATTC GTTCTAGAAGAGCCATCTGATGCTCAGATGTTTGAGCTGCAGGATACTCATCAGACTCCTGGT GTGAATAACAATCAATTATCTGTTGGGATGACACCCAAAACTCTAAGGCTTCCTAAGACCGGAGAAGTGCTTCTATCGGTGCATGACTCTCCTCTTGGTGTTTACAAGGAAGACAACATGGAACCAATACATG ATCAGAAGATGGATGAATGGCGTGCAGTGATTTTATTAGATTGGAATAGAAGATATAGTTCCTCATTGTAA
- the LOC104240633 gene encoding uncharacterized protein isoform X2 gives MARKRGRTCKKSQKITKDAQEKHQVEKEDDILINHEVERQSAAIRAIRDVETEQLLTQLCLLRSNFNEEQLQIPVMQFFRENLPNLAVTRKEDGTHEVKWKEADDNLSIDQLDGRYLPASLLQQLSMAYPACSNAIPSFGGFGLSSKSVKATLFGAENMEIKQFVLEEPSDAQMFELQDTHQTPGVNNNQLSVGMTPKTLRLPKTGEVLLSVHDSPLGVYKEDNMEPIHDQKMDEWRAVILLDWNRRYSSSL, from the exons ATGGCCAGAAAGAGAGGAAGAACTTGCAAAAAGAGTCAAAAAATCACGAAGGATGCTCAGGAGAAGCATCAAGTGGAAAAGGAAGATGATATATTAATCAATCACGAAG TTGAACGTCAAAGTGCTGCAATTAGGGCCATTCGTGATGTGGAGACAGAACAATTACTAACTCAGCTGTGTTTGCTTCGGTCGAATTTCAATGAAGAACAGCTGCAAATTCCAGTAATGCAATTTTTTAGGGAAAACCTTCCGAACCTAGCTGTTACTAGGAAAGAGGATGGCACTCATGAAGTGAAATGGAAGGAGGCTGATGATAATCTAAGCATCGACCAACTTGATGGAAGATATCTGCCTGCTTCTCTTCTACAACAGCTGTCAATGGCTTACCCTGCTTGCTCCAATGCCATACCATCATTTGGTGGATTTGGACTTTCAAGCAAATCCG TTAAAGCAACTCTATTTGGTGCTGAAAACATGGAGATCAAGCAATTC GTTCTAGAAGAGCCATCTGATGCTCAGATGTTTGAGCTGCAGGATACTCATCAGACTCCTGGT GTGAATAACAATCAATTATCTGTTGGGATGACACCCAAAACTCTAAGGCTTCCTAAGACCGGAGAAGTGCTTCTATCGGTGCATGACTCTCCTCTTGGTGTTTACAAGGAAGACAACATGGAACCAATACATG ATCAGAAGATGGATGAATGGCGTGCAGTGATTTTATTAGATTGGAATAGAAGATATAGTTCCTCATTGTAA